The Halogranum gelatinilyticum genome contains a region encoding:
- the glnA gene encoding type I glutamate--ammonia ligase: MTDENTAPDGGLSAEAQAVVDEIEEKDVDFLRLQFTDILGTVKNVAVPATQAEKAFTEGIYFDGSSIEGFVRIQESDMRLTPDPSTFAILPWRDGRSARLICDVINTSTGEPFEGDPRTILKGAIERAEEMGYQVNAAPEPEFFLFEEDEEGRATTKTNDAGGYFDLAPKDLASDVRRDIIYGLEQMGFEIEASHHEVAQGQHEINFEYDDALTTADNVGTFRTVVRAIAAQHDLHATFMPKPIPRINGSGMHTHISLFTEDGENAFHDDDDEFNLSDTAHSFLAGILEHAPALAAVTNPTVNSYKRLVPGYEAPVYIAWSDRNRSALIRKPAARVPAASRIEARFPDPSCNPYLAFAALIHAGLDGIDKGLEAPDPVRENIYEFDEEKREEYGIETLPSNLGEAITALESDEVVQDALGEHVYEKFVEAKSQEYDEFRIDVSQWELDQYLEKF; encoded by the coding sequence ATGACGGACGAAAACACAGCACCCGACGGTGGTCTCAGTGCCGAAGCACAGGCCGTCGTCGACGAAATCGAAGAGAAGGATGTCGACTTCCTCCGCCTCCAGTTTACTGACATCCTCGGCACCGTCAAAAACGTCGCCGTCCCGGCCACACAGGCCGAGAAGGCGTTCACCGAAGGCATCTACTTCGACGGGTCTTCCATCGAAGGGTTCGTACGCATTCAGGAGTCCGACATGCGTCTCACGCCCGACCCGTCGACGTTCGCGATTCTCCCGTGGCGCGACGGCCGCTCGGCGCGTCTCATCTGCGACGTTATCAACACCTCGACGGGCGAGCCGTTCGAGGGCGACCCGCGGACCATCCTGAAGGGTGCCATCGAGCGCGCCGAAGAGATGGGCTATCAGGTCAACGCCGCCCCCGAGCCGGAGTTCTTCCTGTTCGAAGAGGACGAAGAGGGTCGCGCGACGACGAAGACCAACGACGCCGGTGGCTACTTCGACCTCGCGCCGAAGGACCTCGCCTCGGACGTCCGTCGTGACATCATCTACGGTCTCGAGCAGATGGGCTTCGAGATCGAGGCCTCCCACCACGAGGTCGCCCAGGGGCAGCACGAGATCAACTTCGAGTACGACGACGCGCTGACCACGGCCGACAACGTCGGGACCTTCCGGACGGTCGTCCGCGCCATCGCCGCGCAGCACGACCTGCACGCGACGTTCATGCCGAAGCCGATCCCGCGCATCAACGGCTCCGGGATGCACACGCACATCTCGCTGTTCACCGAGGACGGCGAGAACGCGTTCCACGACGACGACGACGAGTTCAACCTGAGCGACACGGCCCACTCGTTCCTCGCCGGTATCCTCGAGCACGCGCCCGCGCTCGCCGCCGTCACCAACCCGACGGTTAACAGCTACAAGCGGCTGGTGCCCGGCTACGAGGCACCTGTCTACATCGCGTGGTCCGACCGCAACCGCTCGGCACTCATCCGCAAGCCGGCCGCACGCGTCCCGGCAGCCTCCCGTATCGAGGCTCGCTTCCCGGACCCGTCGTGTAACCCGTATCTCGCCTTCGCCGCGCTCATCCACGCCGGTCTCGACGGCATCGACAAGGGTCTCGAAGCACCCGACCCGGTCCGCGAGAACATCTACGAGTTCGACGAAGAGAAGCGCGAAGAGTACGGCATCGAGACGCTCCCGTCGAACCTCGGCGAGGCCATCACGGCTCTCGAATCCGACGAGGTCGTCCAGGACGCACTCGGCGAACACGTCTACGAGAAGTTCGTCGAAGCCAAGAGCCAGGAGTACGACGAGTTCCGCATCGACGTCTCGCAGTGGGAACTCGACCAGTACCTCGAGAAGTTCTAA
- a CDS encoding S24/S26 family peptidase, translated as MPPEESLLSRFLHTKSGPLMVLRETLSTVLLVALVGLLLFSVSGLWPPMVAVESGSMQPNMVRGDLVFLTEPGRFAPSAAVGETGIATTESAAAAGSGGTFGVAGSVVVYDTPSHPSPIIHRARFWVDEGENWYDEADKRYISAENCEELLNCPAPNAGFVTKGDANNRYDQANGLAEPVRPAEVRGLARFRIPALGCIRLGFGPNSCFA; from the coding sequence ATGCCTCCCGAAGAGAGTCTCCTCTCGCGGTTCCTCCATACGAAGTCGGGACCGCTCATGGTCCTCCGCGAGACGCTCAGTACCGTCCTCCTCGTCGCGCTCGTCGGCCTGCTGCTCTTCTCGGTCAGCGGCCTCTGGCCGCCGATGGTCGCCGTCGAGAGCGGCAGCATGCAGCCGAACATGGTCCGCGGTGACCTCGTCTTCCTCACCGAACCGGGGCGGTTCGCTCCCAGCGCGGCGGTCGGCGAGACGGGCATCGCGACGACGGAGAGTGCCGCTGCGGCCGGGTCCGGCGGGACGTTCGGCGTCGCTGGCTCGGTCGTCGTCTACGATACACCCAGCCACCCCTCGCCCATCATCCACCGGGCACGCTTCTGGGTCGACGAGGGCGAGAACTGGTACGACGAAGCCGACAAACGCTACATCAGCGCCGAGAACTGCGAGGAACTGCTGAACTGTCCGGCTCCCAACGCGGGCTTCGTCACCAAGGGCGACGCGAACAATCGGTACGACCAGGCCAACGGGCTGGCCGAACCGGTGCGGCCCGCGGAGGTCCGGGGACTCGCTCGCTTCAGGATTCCGGCTCTCGGCTGTATCCGGCTCGGCTTCGGGCCGAACAGCTGTTTCGCCTAA
- a CDS encoding YihY/virulence factor BrkB family protein: MSSVSLSSPADVLSVGRTVLQTIKEREVTFMAASISYYSFVSLIPLLVLAVIVAIFVGGDTLKADILSYAETNLPAGFDLIRGALEAETAQGGLGLVSLALTLWGALKIFRGVDVAFSRIYGSEAGSILDQVRDGLVVLGAIGLGVAGIGVLTSVMALVDLPFVDLISPVILLTTLCVAFFPFYYVLPDVGASPREALPGTIFAAVGWTLLGTGFGIYAGSTSGGEAGGAAAVGAILLLLTYFYFSGMLLLTGAVVNAVIGGRVVDRQVQQPAGRQFGQTDMSEEDGTETTRRDVEPAGAPDINELEDRIEELQADLAAFERDVDDRTVKKPELESEMKRYVRAKMRRGHARGWGPYLVLLYGTVLTLGAFFTFQNGLLAIAAMLIIFLSTLGLYALFIMVGLGLNLLSVPAKAAGKVREKR; encoded by the coding sequence GTGTCATCAGTCTCCCTCTCCAGTCCCGCGGACGTCCTCTCGGTCGGTCGGACCGTCCTGCAGACGATCAAAGAGCGCGAGGTGACGTTCATGGCGGCGAGTATCTCCTACTACTCGTTCGTCTCGTTGATTCCGCTGCTCGTGCTCGCGGTCATCGTCGCCATCTTCGTCGGCGGCGACACACTGAAGGCCGATATCCTCTCCTACGCCGAGACCAACCTCCCCGCTGGCTTCGACCTCATCCGGGGGGCACTCGAAGCCGAGACCGCACAGGGCGGGCTCGGCCTCGTCAGCCTGGCCCTCACGCTGTGGGGCGCGCTCAAGATCTTCCGCGGCGTCGACGTCGCCTTCTCGCGCATCTACGGCTCGGAGGCGGGAAGCATACTGGACCAGGTCCGTGACGGGCTCGTCGTCCTCGGTGCCATCGGTCTCGGCGTCGCCGGTATCGGCGTGCTGACCTCGGTGATGGCGCTCGTCGACCTTCCCTTCGTCGACCTCATCAGTCCGGTCATCCTGCTCACGACGCTCTGTGTCGCCTTCTTCCCGTTCTACTACGTGCTCCCCGACGTCGGGGCGTCGCCGAGAGAGGCACTGCCGGGGACGATCTTCGCGGCCGTCGGCTGGACGCTCTTGGGGACCGGTTTCGGTATCTACGCAGGCTCGACCTCGGGTGGCGAAGCCGGCGGGGCGGCCGCTGTCGGCGCGATCCTCCTCCTCCTGACCTACTTCTACTTCTCTGGCATGTTACTCCTCACCGGCGCGGTCGTCAACGCGGTTATCGGCGGACGGGTCGTAGACCGGCAGGTACAACAGCCCGCGGGGAGACAGTTCGGACAGACGGATATGAGTGAGGAGGACGGCACCGAGACCACACGCCGCGACGTCGAACCGGCCGGAGCACCGGACATCAACGAACTCGAAGACCGCATCGAGGAGCTACAGGCCGACCTGGCCGCCTTCGAGCGCGACGTCGACGACCGCACGGTCAAGAAACCCGAACTCGAGTCGGAGATGAAGCGGTACGTCCGCGCGAAGATGCGCCGGGGCCACGCCCGCGGCTGGGGTCCCTATCTCGTCCTCCTCTACGGGACGGTGCTGACGCTCGGGGCCTTCTTCACCTTCCAGAACGGCCTGCTCGCCATCGCGGCCATGCTCATCATCTTCCTGTCGACGCTGGGTCTCTATGCCCTCTTCATCATGGTCGGTCTCGGCCTGAACCTCCTCAGCGTCCCCGCGAAAGCGGCCGGAAAGGTCCGCGAGAAACGGTAG
- a CDS encoding phosphatase PAP2 family protein, translating into MRGLGISELFAATPDVLVLVFALLTQLGDPWFLLVLVVLLYWLAPASLTAEPRRTGALLVGLALGALLLTVALKSFFSLPRPPGAASATPPAWLPALVAPVFENVATGTGFGFPSGHAIGTTVVYGGLATLLDVWNRRRRVAAAATVVAVVGLSRLVLGVHYGVDIVVGVAVGLAFLVGALRVADGRPDRLFGVVAAVGLLALVAAAVGGHAAEVRDAVAGLGGALGGLVALRRVGPDEFAEIVGVAQVADTPMSPAVAVVGLAVTGGLWAGAAAVQPTLPVTFVVVAVAVAVVVAYPRLVAVVRR; encoded by the coding sequence ATGCGCGGACTCGGCATCTCCGAACTCTTCGCCGCCACGCCCGACGTGCTCGTCCTCGTCTTCGCGCTCCTCACGCAACTCGGCGACCCGTGGTTCCTCCTCGTCCTCGTCGTCCTTCTGTACTGGCTCGCTCCCGCCTCTCTCACCGCCGAGCCGCGCCGCACAGGCGCGCTTCTCGTCGGTCTCGCGCTCGGCGCGCTCCTCCTGACGGTCGCTCTCAAGAGTTTCTTCAGCCTGCCGCGGCCGCCCGGCGCGGCGTCGGCGACGCCGCCCGCGTGGCTTCCCGCACTCGTCGCCCCCGTCTTCGAGAACGTCGCGACCGGGACGGGCTTCGGCTTCCCCAGCGGCCACGCCATCGGTACCACTGTCGTCTACGGCGGGCTCGCGACGCTCCTCGACGTGTGGAACCGTCGCCGCCGCGTCGCTGCCGCCGCGACCGTCGTCGCCGTCGTCGGTCTCTCGCGGCTCGTCCTCGGCGTCCACTACGGCGTCGACATCGTCGTCGGCGTCGCGGTCGGACTCGCGTTCCTCGTCGGCGCGCTCAGGGTCGCCGACGGCCGACCCGACCGCCTCTTCGGCGTCGTCGCCGCCGTCGGTCTCCTCGCGCTCGTCGCCGCCGCGGTCGGTGGCCACGCCGCGGAAGTCCGTGACGCGGTCGCCGGTCTCGGTGGGGCACTCGGCGGACTGGTCGCACTCCGGCGTGTCGGTCCCGACGAATTCGCCGAGATCGTCGGAGTCGCCCAAGTCGCCGACACGCCGATGTCACCGGCCGTGGCCGTCGTCGGTCTCGCCGTCACGGGCGGACTCTGGGCGGGGGCGGCGGCGGTGCAGCCGACGCTGCCGGTCACGTTCGTCGTCGTCGCGGTCGCCGTCGCAGTCGTCGTCGCCTATCCGCGGCTGGTGGCCGTCGTGCGTCGGTAG
- the lrp gene encoding HTH-type transcriptional regulator Lrp gives MTYENLDAKLINALLGDGRASLRSLAEKLDVSVTTVSNHLRDLEDEGVIEGYTPKINYDALGYDVTAIIQLKVEGSKLPDITERLREEKQMISVYEVTGDYDVIAVGKFTDTDGMNRQIKALLTDADIRESNTSVVLNSVVENEQFQLDIQE, from the coding sequence ATGACGTACGAAAACCTCGACGCCAAACTCATCAATGCACTCCTCGGCGACGGCCGAGCCAGCCTTCGGAGCCTCGCGGAGAAACTCGACGTCTCCGTCACAACCGTCTCGAATCACCTCCGAGATCTCGAAGACGAAGGTGTCATCGAAGGATACACACCGAAGATCAACTACGACGCACTCGGCTACGACGTCACGGCCATCATCCAGCTCAAGGTCGAAGGGAGCAAGCTCCCGGACATCACCGAGCGACTCCGCGAGGAGAAACAGATGATCTCGGTCTACGAAGTCACCGGCGACTACGACGTCATCGCCGTCGGCAAGTTCACCGACACCGACGGGATGAACCGCCAGATCAAGGCGCTGCTCACGGACGCGGACATCCGCGAGTCCAACACCAGCGTCGTCCTGAACTCCGTCGTCGAGAACGAGCAGTTCCAGCTCGACATTCAGGAGTAG
- a CDS encoding tRNA (guanine(26)-N(2))-dimethyltransferase, with product MNVSEGGVDVEVQSSRDGASEGAGDGVFFNPTQELNRDVTVAALRAYQEREPRVETYLDAMAASGIRGVRAAAEGYDVTCADIDEEAVALAESNLARNDLSGRAVEKDANVLLHEELFDVVDIDPFGTPIPFADAAFANARNLVCVTATDTAPLCGAHLQSGIRKYSTVPRNTDYHAEMGLRVLISAMVRTAARYDVAAVPVLSHVSRHYARTYLELDHRATRADALVEQLGHVYHCEDCLYREHEVGLHAHPIETCPHCEGTRMLTAGPIWLGDIADSDFARAVHDEVTDDMGEAKKARRLLDTVADELSTPTNYDQHRLCKQWGVPANSMDDFLADLRAAGYEASHAHYSGTSFKTDANVAEIYEAAAPEKDT from the coding sequence ATGAACGTAAGCGAGGGCGGCGTCGACGTGGAGGTCCAGTCCTCCCGCGACGGTGCCAGCGAGGGCGCAGGCGACGGGGTGTTCTTCAACCCCACCCAGGAGTTGAACCGCGACGTCACGGTCGCGGCGCTCCGGGCCTACCAGGAGCGAGAACCCCGCGTCGAGACGTATCTGGACGCGATGGCCGCGAGCGGCATCCGCGGCGTGCGTGCCGCCGCCGAGGGCTACGACGTGACCTGCGCCGACATCGACGAGGAGGCCGTCGCCCTCGCCGAGTCGAACCTCGCGCGCAACGACCTGTCGGGTCGCGCGGTCGAGAAGGACGCCAACGTTCTGCTGCACGAGGAACTGTTCGACGTGGTCGACATCGACCCGTTCGGGACGCCTATCCCCTTCGCCGACGCCGCCTTCGCCAACGCCCGCAACCTCGTCTGTGTCACCGCGACCGACACCGCGCCGCTCTGTGGCGCGCATCTCCAGAGCGGGATTCGGAAATACTCCACCGTCCCGCGCAACACCGACTACCACGCCGAGATGGGGCTTCGAGTACTGATCTCCGCGATGGTCCGCACGGCCGCCCGCTACGATGTCGCTGCCGTCCCGGTCCTCTCGCACGTCTCGCGACACTACGCCCGGACGTATCTCGAACTCGACCACCGCGCGACTCGCGCCGACGCGCTCGTCGAGCAGCTGGGCCACGTCTACCACTGCGAGGACTGTCTCTACCGCGAACACGAGGTCGGCCTGCATGCCCATCCCATCGAGACCTGCCCGCACTGTGAGGGCACCCGGATGCTCACCGCCGGACCCATCTGGCTTGGCGACATCGCCGATAGCGACTTCGCCCGCGCCGTCCACGACGAGGTGACCGACGACATGGGCGAGGCCAAGAAGGCCCGTCGGCTGCTCGACACCGTCGCCGACGAGCTGTCGACGCCGACGAACTACGACCAACACCGCCTCTGCAAGCAGTGGGGCGTCCCGGCCAACTCGATGGACGACTTCCTCGCGGACCTCCGTGCGGCGGGCTACGAGGCGAGCCACGCCCACTACTCCGGTACGTCGTTCAAGACCGACGCTAACGTGGCCGAGATCTACGAGGCCGCGGCTCCCGAGAAGGACACGTAG
- a CDS encoding DUF7860 family protein, protein MTGRYGDRDYHRLTKGGVAVGVSLFALGSLCEAAAAAMFGGVAGWTLAFLVELELLGVALAFAAPFLFGIVLPLTE, encoded by the coding sequence ATGACCGGGCGTTACGGGGACCGCGACTACCACCGACTGACGAAAGGTGGCGTCGCCGTCGGTGTCAGCCTCTTCGCCCTGGGGAGCCTCTGTGAGGCCGCCGCTGCCGCGATGTTCGGTGGCGTCGCCGGATGGACGCTGGCGTTCCTCGTCGAACTCGAACTGCTCGGTGTCGCGCTCGCGTTCGCCGCGCCCTTCCTCTTCGGAATCGTGCTGCCGCTCACGGAGTAG
- the prs gene encoding ribose-phosphate diphosphokinase, which yields MILPGSTSQALAAALAEATGEPLATAEYRTFPDGELLAAADALAEETPERAVVVASTTTSDAHLELLQLQDAAREAGVNEVVTVIPYMGYARQDSAFKPGQPVSARAVAKAVSTGTDRVLLVNPHEPGISEFFDVPCENVDAAPALADPLPPKLADPLFLSPDAGAVELAETVRDAYGAGDTDYFEKERDYETGAVEISPSDASVEGRDVVLVDDIIATGSTMSESIEVLHQRGVGRVYVTCVHPLLAANARTKLASAGVAGLYGTDTIERDVSTVSVAGSVADAL from the coding sequence ATGATACTGCCCGGCTCCACCTCACAGGCACTCGCCGCGGCACTCGCCGAGGCTACCGGCGAACCGCTGGCGACAGCCGAGTACCGTACCTTCCCCGACGGCGAACTCCTCGCCGCCGCCGACGCACTCGCCGAGGAGACACCCGAGCGCGCCGTCGTCGTCGCCTCGACCACGACCAGCGACGCCCACCTCGAACTGCTCCAGCTGCAGGACGCCGCCCGCGAGGCCGGGGTCAACGAGGTCGTGACCGTCATCCCCTACATGGGCTACGCGCGACAGGACTCGGCGTTCAAGCCCGGCCAGCCCGTCTCCGCCCGCGCCGTCGCCAAGGCCGTCAGCACCGGGACGGACCGCGTGCTGCTCGTCAACCCCCACGAGCCGGGGATTTCCGAGTTCTTCGACGTCCCCTGTGAGAACGTCGACGCCGCGCCCGCGCTCGCCGACCCGCTGCCGCCGAAACTCGCCGACCCGCTCTTCCTCTCGCCCGACGCGGGTGCCGTCGAACTCGCCGAGACCGTCCGCGACGCCTACGGCGCGGGCGACACCGACTACTTCGAGAAGGAGCGCGACTACGAGACGGGTGCAGTCGAGATCAGCCCGAGCGACGCGAGCGTCGAGGGACGAGACGTCGTCCTCGTCGACGACATCATCGCCACCGGGTCGACGATGAGCGAGTCCATCGAAGTGCTGCATCAGCGGGGTGTCGGCCGGGTCTACGTCACCTGCGTCCACCCGCTACTCGCCGCCAACGCGCGGACGAAACTCGCTTCGGCGGGCGTCGCCGGACTCTACGGCACCGACACCATCGAGCGCGACGTCTCGACGGTCTCCGTCGCCGGGAGCGTCGCCGACGCGCTCTGA
- a CDS encoding HVO_0234 family beta-propeller protein encodes MPNDDTIEEKRVYSDKAGKVEVFVASELGVVAVDVSGDRVGEFGLAHRCTARAIAAEGERVAVATDEDVDLAVGDEEFEPTGFGPAVAVGFHDGDLLAANEDGWVARYDPERADEVDLTDLDAADADAAEKLAWQTLGHVETVRAIDGPLVAAADGVYRVGDGDLSHAGLDDVRDVAGRGVPLAATGESLYTLGNGWMDVLDGVFRSVSGDGFERAHAIAGTTVYAKVDDEWQEADLPTDDPVVDVAYAPGAVFAVTEAGTLLVDAGDGWQTQVLGVRGVAGLAVR; translated from the coding sequence ATGCCCAACGACGACACCATCGAGGAGAAGCGTGTCTACAGCGACAAGGCGGGGAAGGTGGAGGTCTTCGTCGCCAGCGAACTCGGCGTCGTCGCCGTCGACGTCTCCGGCGACCGCGTCGGCGAGTTCGGCCTCGCCCACCGCTGTACCGCCCGCGCAATCGCCGCCGAAGGCGAGCGTGTCGCCGTCGCCACCGACGAGGACGTCGACCTCGCAGTCGGCGACGAGGAGTTCGAGCCGACCGGCTTCGGCCCCGCCGTCGCCGTCGGCTTCCACGACGGTGACCTCCTCGCGGCCAACGAGGACGGCTGGGTGGCCCGCTACGACCCCGAACGAGCCGACGAGGTCGACCTCACCGACCTCGATGCGGCCGACGCCGACGCCGCCGAGAAACTGGCGTGGCAGACGCTCGGCCACGTCGAGACCGTCCGCGCCATCGACGGCCCGCTCGTGGCCGCCGCCGACGGCGTCTACCGCGTCGGCGACGGCGACCTCTCTCATGCTGGTCTCGACGACGTGCGCGACGTGGCCGGTCGCGGCGTTCCGCTGGCAGCGACAGGCGAGTCACTCTACACGCTCGGCAACGGCTGGATGGACGTCCTCGACGGCGTCTTCCGGTCCGTCTCGGGCGACGGCTTCGAGCGCGCCCACGCCATCGCGGGGACGACGGTCTACGCGAAGGTCGACGACGAGTGGCAGGAAGCCGACCTGCCGACCGACGACCCCGTCGTCGACGTCGCCTACGCGCCCGGCGCGGTCTTCGCCGTGACCGAGGCTGGTACCCTCCTCGTCGACGCCGGCGACGGCTGGCAGACGCAGGTCCTCGGGGTTCGTGGCGTGGCGGGACTCGCCGTCCGGTAA
- a CDS encoding DUF7860 family protein, with protein sequence MAGRYGNLDYPRLTKTSFAFGVALFALGALGHVAGPALFGPLPAWESVLFTDMEMIGVAIALVSPFLFGILLPLTE encoded by the coding sequence ATGGCAGGTCGCTACGGTAACCTCGACTATCCACGCTTGACCAAGACCAGTTTCGCCTTCGGCGTCGCCCTGTTCGCGCTCGGCGCGCTCGGCCACGTCGCTGGCCCGGCACTCTTCGGTCCGCTCCCGGCCTGGGAGTCGGTCCTCTTCACTGATATGGAGATGATCGGCGTCGCCATCGCGCTCGTCTCGCCGTTCCTCTTCGGTAT